The following coding sequences lie in one Capnocytophaga stomatis genomic window:
- a CDS encoding DNA cytosine methyltransferase, translated as MNKKDRNITVIDLFCGIGGLSHGFVREGFNVVAGIDIDETCKYSFETNNDAVFISKSVSDISKTEINALFGNPKYKILVGCAPCQPFSSYTFKDEEKKDNSKWKLLYEFARLVEETQPDIVSMENVSQLINFKKAPVFEDFINSLKKLGYFVHYEIVNCPDYGIPQNRKRLVLLASKLGEIKLIPKTHSKENYVTVKDTIGKLPRINDGEFYENDTLHYARKLSPLNKKRIQNTPYGGSWKDWSDDLKLECHKKESGKSYPSVYGRMKWDEPSPTMTTHCVGYGNGRFGHPEQDRAISLREASLLQTFPVDYVFYDETKEKLPVVNIARQIGNAVPVRLGEVIAQSIKEHLKKIKE; from the coding sequence ATGAACAAAAAAGATAGAAATATTACAGTTATAGATTTGTTCTGTGGCATAGGAGGTTTATCTCACGGATTTGTGAGGGAAGGCTTTAATGTTGTCGCAGGTATAGATATTGATGAAACTTGTAAATACTCTTTTGAAACTAATAACGATGCTGTTTTTATTTCTAAAAGTGTGTCTGATATTTCCAAAACAGAGATTAATGCATTGTTTGGAAATCCTAAATATAAAATATTAGTTGGTTGTGCTCCTTGCCAACCTTTTTCTTCCTATACATTTAAAGATGAAGAAAAAAAAGACAATTCAAAATGGAAGTTGCTTTACGAATTTGCAAGATTAGTAGAAGAAACACAACCAGATATTGTTTCAATGGAAAATGTTTCTCAATTAATCAACTTTAAAAAAGCTCCTGTATTTGAAGATTTTATAAATTCTTTAAAGAAATTAGGGTACTTTGTTCATTATGAAATTGTAAATTGTCCTGACTATGGTATTCCTCAAAATAGAAAACGCTTGGTTCTGTTAGCATCAAAATTGGGAGAAATTAAGCTAATTCCTAAAACTCATAGTAAAGAGAATTATGTTACTGTAAAAGATACTATTGGTAAGCTTCCTAGAATTAATGATGGTGAATTTTATGAAAATGACACTTTGCATTATGCAAGAAAGTTAAGTCCGCTTAACAAAAAAAGAATTCAAAATACGCCTTATGGAGGAAGTTGGAAAGATTGGTCGGATGATTTAAAATTAGAATGCCATAAAAAAGAATCAGGAAAATCTTATCCAAGTGTTTATGGTAGAATGAAGTGGGACGAACCTTCCCCTACAATGACAACTCATTGTGTGGGTTATGGAAATGGACGGTTTGGACATCCAGAGCAAGATAGAGCTATTTCACTCAGAGAAGCCTCATTATTACAAACTTTTCCTGTGGATTATGTTTTTTACGACGAGACCAAAGAGAAATTACCCGTTGTAAATATTGCAAGACAAATAGGTAACGCAGTTCCTGTAAGGCTCGGAGAAGTAATTGCTCAAAGTATAAAGGAACATTTAAAAAAAATTAAGGAATGA
- a CDS encoding DUF262 domain-containing protein: MKTEIEKQEAEDQLITEKRQVDYDTREFVVEHIIDKFIEGEYKIPPYQREFVWDKEKQSRFIESVLLDLPIPYLFFADDKDDGKLEIVDGSQRIRTLVAFKNDDLTLKGLEKLYKLNGFKFSDLLESRQRRFLRKTLRSIELTERADFEVKKDIFQRINTDPYDLTDMEIRKGMYQEGEFYNLIVECSQNPLFIELCPISENRQKRGEAQELVLRYFAYSEKLAEFTHRVDVFLDDYIKEKHNGSFNESEMKIQFENMLDFVNTYFPYGFKKAPTHNTTPRVRFETIAVGVTLALKENSNLKVANVEKWLNSEEFKEHTTSDASNNRLKVIGRIEYVKNKLLQNAAN; the protein is encoded by the coding sequence ATGAAAACAGAGATAGAAAAACAGGAGGCAGAAGATCAATTGATAACCGAAAAAAGGCAAGTAGATTACGATACAAGGGAATTCGTAGTAGAGCATATTATTGATAAATTCATTGAGGGAGAATACAAAATTCCTCCTTATCAGAGGGAGTTTGTTTGGGATAAAGAAAAACAATCTCGGTTTATAGAGTCTGTATTGCTAGATTTACCTATTCCATATCTTTTTTTTGCAGATGATAAAGATGATGGTAAATTAGAAATAGTTGATGGTTCGCAAAGAATTAGAACATTAGTAGCTTTTAAAAATGATGACTTAACTTTAAAGGGGTTGGAAAAATTATATAAACTTAATGGGTTTAAATTTTCTGATTTATTAGAAAGTCGTCAAAGACGTTTTTTGAGAAAAACCCTGCGTTCAATTGAATTAACTGAAAGAGCAGATTTCGAAGTTAAAAAAGATATATTTCAAAGAATAAATACTGACCCTTATGATTTAACTGATATGGAAATAAGAAAGGGAATGTACCAGGAGGGAGAATTTTATAATTTGATTGTAGAGTGTTCACAAAATCCTTTGTTTATAGAATTATGTCCGATATCAGAAAATAGACAAAAAAGAGGAGAAGCACAGGAGTTAGTGCTAAGGTATTTTGCGTATTCAGAAAAATTAGCAGAGTTTACACATCGCGTAGATGTTTTTTTAGATGATTATATCAAGGAGAAACATAATGGTAGTTTTAATGAAAGTGAAATGAAAATTCAATTTGAAAATATGTTGGATTTTGTAAATACATACTTCCCTTACGGATTTAAAAAAGCACCTACTCATAATACTACGCCTCGTGTAAGATTTGAAACCATTGCAGTTGGTGTTACGTTGGCACTAAAAGAGAACTCAAACTTGAAAGTTGCTAATGTAGAAAAATGGTTAAACTCTGAAGAATTTAAAGAGCACACAACATCAGATGCTTCTAACAATAGATTAAAAGTAATTGGAAGAATTGAGTATGTAAAAAACAAATTGTTACAGAATGCAGCAAACTAA
- a CDS encoding MAE_28990/MAE_18760 family HEPN-like nuclease, with the protein MQQTKRILEERSTEIDSYFCYISSVENNTDMTVYKILKANILLMLYNCIEAVVSSSVDAIRNNIHKDSSVDFNCLKTEIKKQIIKDLRQNISPEDFIRLCTEISRDVIKLSFKKENISKGNIDREVISSLAMVYGFNIKNSNYEETAHGNTLEIIKDKRNDLAHGLFSFAEIGKDYSTTELGKLKDQTIKYLVFVVREIELYLSNKLYIHN; encoded by the coding sequence ATGCAGCAAACTAAAAGAATTTTAGAGGAAAGGAGCACTGAAATTGATAGTTATTTTTGTTACATATCTTCGGTTGAAAATAATACAGATATGACTGTGTATAAGATATTAAAAGCCAATATATTACTAATGCTGTATAATTGTATTGAGGCTGTGGTATCTAGTTCTGTTGATGCAATTCGAAACAATATACATAAAGATTCTTCTGTAGATTTTAATTGTTTAAAAACTGAAATAAAGAAACAGATTATAAAGGACTTAAGACAGAACATCAGCCCTGAAGATTTTATTAGGCTCTGTACTGAAATATCAAGAGATGTTATAAAACTATCTTTTAAAAAAGAAAATATATCAAAAGGTAATATAGATAGAGAAGTAATTTCTTCATTAGCTATGGTTTATGGGTTTAATATTAAAAATAGCAATTATGAAGAAACTGCACACGGAAATACACTTGAAATAATAAAGGATAAGCGAAACGATCTTGCTCACGGATTATTTTCGTTTGCTGAAATTGGAAAAGATTACTCAACAACAGAATTAGGAAAATTAAAAGACCAAACAATAAAATATCTTGTTTTTGTAGTCAGGGAAATAGAACTATATTTGAGTAATAAATTATATATTCATAACTAA